The Ralstonia pickettii DTP0602 genome segment TCTCTCCGTCCGCGACCACCAGCCCGAGCAGGATCTTGATATTGACTTCGTGATCGGAGCAGTCCACGCCGGCCGAGTTGTCGATCGCATCCGTATTGATGCGCCCGCCCTTGCGCGCGTACTCGATGCGGCCCAGCTGCGTGAAGCCCAGGTTGCCGCCTTCGCCGACCACCTTGCAGCGCAGCTCGCTGCCGTTCACGCGCACCGCGTCGTTGGTGCGGTCGCCGGCCTGCAGGTGTGTTTCCTGGCTGGACTTGACGTAGGTGCCGATGCCGCCGTTGTAGAGCAGGTCTACCGGCGCCATCAGGATGGCGTGGATCAGCTCGGCCGGCGACAGCGCGCTGGCCGTGACGCCGAGCACCGCCTGCACCTGCGGCGACAGCGGGATGGTCTTGGCGGTGCGCGGATAGACGCCGCCACCGGCGGAGATCAGCGTGGTGTCGTAGTCGGCCCAGCTGGAGCGTGGCAGGCTGAACAACCGCGTGCGTTCCTGCAGGGTCTTGGCCGTGTCCGGGTCGGGATCGAGGAAGATATGCCGGTGGTCGAAGGCGGCCACCAGCCGGATATGCGGCGACAGCAGCATGCCGTTGCCGAACACGTCGCCCGACATGTCGCCGACGCCGGCCACGGTGAAGTCGGTGGTCTGGATATCGACGCCCATCTCGCGGAAATGCCGCTTGACCGATTCCCACGCGCCGCGCGCGGTGATCCCCATCTTCTTGTGGTCATAGCCGACCGAGCCGCCGGAGGCGAAGGCATCGCTCAGCCAGAAGCCGTACTCGGCCGAGATCGCGTTGGCAAAGTCCGAGAATGTCGCCGTGCCCTTGTCTGCGGCCACCACCAGGTAAGGGTCGTTGTCGTCGTGGCGCACTATTTCGGGTGGCGGCACCACTTGTCCGCCGACCAGGTTGTCGGTCAGGTCCAGCAGCCCGCGCAGGAAGGTCTGGTAGCAGGCGATGCCTTCCTGCAGGAAGGCGTCGCGCTCCGTGGGCGGTGGCGGGCGCTTGACCACGAAACCGCCCTTGGAGCCGACCGGCACGATCACGGTGTTCTTGACCATCTGCGCCTTCATCAGCCCCAGCACTTCGGTGCGGAAGTCCTCGCGCCGGTCCGACCAGCGCAGCCCGCCGCGCGCCACGCGCCCGCCGCGCAGGTGCACGCCCTCCACGCGCGGCGAATAGACCCAGATCTCGAACATCGGCCGCGGCTCCGGCAGGCCGGGGACCAGCGCCGGGTTGAACTTGAACGACACGTACGGGCGCGGCTGGCCTTCCTCACTCCGGTGGAAATAGTTGGTGCGCACGGTGGCGTTGATCACGCCCAGGAAGAGCCGCAGGATGCGGTCTTCGTCGAGGTTGGGCACCTTGTCGAGCGCGGCTTCGATATCGGCCAGAAGCTTGTCGCAGCGCGCCTGGCGGGCAGGGTCGACGGCTACCTGGCTGAAGGTGTCGAAGCGCGCGACGAACAGCCCCACCAGCATCCCGGCAAGCGACGCGTTGCAGGTCAGCGCGCGCTCGATATAGGCGTCGCTGAAGGTCGAGCCTACCTGCCGCAGGTAGCGCGCATAGGCACGCAGGATGGTGACATCGCGCGCGGCCAGCTCGGCGCGCAGCACCAGCCGGTTGAGGTCGTCGTTCTCGATCTCGCCATGCCAGGCGCGGGCAAAGGCGTCCTCGAACAGCGCCTTGATGCGTGCAATGTCGAAGTCCGCTTCGCTGCCGCCGTCGGCGATCTCCAGCCCGAAGTCGTGCACCCACACCGGCATGCCGCTGTCGGGCTCGATCAGGTACGGGCGCTCTTCATCGACGCGCACGCCCAGGTGCTCGAGCATGGGCAGGCTCAGCGACAGCGCGATCGGCTCGCCCGCGCGGTAGACCTTGAAACGGAAGGCGCCCGGCGCGGCCTCGATCGGCCGGTACAGGTTCATCGCCATGCCCCTGCCGGCACCATTCGCCTGCAGCGCGTGCTCCATCAGTTCGATATCGCGCACCGCGGTGCGCGCCGGGTAGTCCTCGCGGTAGCCGGCCGGGAACGAACCGCCATAGCGTCGCAGCAGCCGGTTGCCTTGCTCTTCGCCGTAGCTTTCGTGCAGGGCCTCGGCCAGGTCGTCCTGCCAGCGGCGGCTGGCGTGGACGATGCGCTCTTCCAGTTCGCCTGTATCGACATGCGGCATGGTGCCGGGCTCGCCGCGCACGGTCAGCTGGATGCGCGCCAGCGGCGACTCCGACAGCAGCGGCTGGAATTCGCAGCTGGAGCCGTGGAAGGCCGCGGTCAGCAGCTTCTGGATCTTCTGGCGCAGATCGGTGTTGTACTTGTCGCGCGGCACGAACACCAGGCACGAGACAAAGCGGTCGAAGCGGTCGCGCCGCACGAACAGCCGTGTGCGCTGGTGTTCCTGCAGCCGCAGGATGCCGATGGTGATGTCGAATAGCTCGTCCTCGGTAGCCTGGAACAGCTCGTCGCGCGGGTATTGCTCGAGGATGGTCACCAGCGACTTGTACAGGTGCCCCTTGGCCAGGAAACCGGCGCGGGCCAGGATGTTGGCGCACTTGCGCCGCACCAGCGGGATCTCCGCGATGGGCGCCGTGTAGGCGGTCGAGGTGTACAGGCCGACGTAGCGCCGCTCGCCAAAGAGCTGGCCCTGCGGATCCAGCAGCTTGACGCCGACATAGTCCAGATAGCCGGGCCGGTGCACCGTGGCGCGCGAATTGGCCTTGGTCACGAAGATCGGCGACGCGCCTTCGATGATGATGGTGGCCGCCGCGGGCAACGGCGTCAGGTCGTCGGCATCGGGTTCGCGCAGGCTCTCGCGCAGGATGCCCGCGCCGGAGCCGGGTACGCCGCGCAGGAAATAGCGCCCGTCCTGCGACACCAGCTGGTAGTCGCGCTGGCCGAGGAAGGTGAAATGGTCGTCCATCATCCAGTCGAGGAAGGCGCGCGCTTCGGCGTTTTCCGGCGAGGCCGCGCCTGGCGTCTGGGCCAGGGCGCTGATGGTGGCCTGGGTGATGTCGCACATCTTGGGCCAGTCTTCCACTGCGGCGCGCACGTCGCCCAGCACCTGGGCGATGCCGCTGCGCAAAGCCTCCAGCCGCGCTGCCTCGCCGCTGCGGTCGATCTCGAAGTGGATAAAGGACTCCAGGCGCGAGTTGTCGCCGGCCTCGCCGGCGCCGCCCGGGGCGATGCGCTCGATGCCGCCGCGCGCATCGCGCCAGACCCGGAACACCGGATGGATCGCCGAATGCAGCGCCAGGCCCTGGCGGTTGATCTCCATCGTCACCGAATCGACCAGGAACGGCATATCGTCGTTGACGATCTCGACCACGGTGTGGTCGGAGTGCCAGCCGTGCTCTTCCAGGTTCGGGTTGTAGACGCGGATGCGGGCAGCGCTGCCGGGAACGAATTTCTGCGCGGTCTGCCAGTGCGCCATCACGGCGCCGTAGAGGTCGTCGACTTCGCGTCGGAGCAGGTCCTCGGCGTCAGTCTGGTCGTAGTAGTGCCGCAGGAAAGGCTCGACCACGGCGAATGTCGCCGCCGGCAGCCGTTCGCTGGCGAAGTTGGCCAGTTCGTCCAGCAGGTGCGCGACTTTGTCTTCGTTCTCCTGCGGCATGATCTCTCCTCGCGGTGTCGATGGGCGACGCCGGGCCGCAGTCCTGTCCGGGGGCGGTCACGGCATGTGCCGGGGCATGCTCATACTTTAGGAAAAAACGGGGCACCCGGCGCGACAAAGTAAGCGAGGGGCGTGGAGGTGGAAGAATCGACGGGAGGGAGGGGAGCCGGTCCCGGCGCAGCCTGGCGGGACCTGCTTGCCGAACGCGTCAGGGCGCTCGCATGAAAGCTATCGCGTCAGAACCGCGCGCGGGCAAGGGTAGGCGTCGAGGCGGGGCGATGCGCGACCGGCGGCAGGCCGGTGCAGGTGACCGCCGGCGCTGCGGCAGGCTTTTCCTGGCGGGCGGCTTCAGTACCCACGCGGATCTGGCGCGTAGTGTGGTCGCTCAGCGTGATCTTCATCCGTTCGAGCAAACTGCCCAGCGCCACGCGCTCTTGCGAACTGAATGGCGCCACCGACACGCTATGCAGCGCGCTCAGGGCCTGCCCGGTGCGCTCCAGCCGGCTCGCCGCGGCGTCGGCAACACGCGGGTGCGGGGCATCGCCATACTCGATCCAGCCGTCGCGCTCCAGGTCTCGCAGCATCAGCTCGGATTGCGCGACATCGATGCGCATCGCGCCCGGCAAGGGGGATCCGCGCACGAAGGCGCCTTGCCGGATGGCTCGCAACAACAGCCATTTGGCGTAATTCAGGCCAGAGGCGGAGAGGGTCTGTTCTAACGCTTCCTGCCAGGCGGTCACGGCATCGACCAGGGCGAGGACAACCGGCTCGTTGGGTTCGAGTGGTCTTGGCTGCATGAATGGCGTCTCCTGTTGTCGTTTGCCGCCACTGCGATGCTCTGGGCCGGAGCATGGCCGGCCCGGGCGGCACGGACGCCGCTGCCTCTTCGGCGGGCGCGGTCGACCGATGGCCAAGACACTATCAGAATCCATTGCAATGTTTGTGACAATTCCAGATTTCCCACGATCGCACAGGGGCATAGTGATGCAAAAGCCGCATGGCCAGGTTTTGTGAGCTATGAAAATAGCGACTGCCGTTCATGACTTTAAATCACAACCGGAATGGAAGCGGCTGGATACACTGCCTTCCGGAGACCCCCGCCAACAAGCCATCAGGCAATCGGGGCGC includes the following:
- a CDS encoding NAD-glutamate dehydrogenase (K15371: GDH2; glutamate dehydrogenase [EC:1.4.1.2]); translation: MPQENEDKVAHLLDELANFASERLPAATFAVVEPFLRHYYDQTDAEDLLRREVDDLYGAVMAHWQTAQKFVPGSAARIRVYNPNLEEHGWHSDHTVVEIVNDDMPFLVDSVTMEINRQGLALHSAIHPVFRVWRDARGGIERIAPGGAGEAGDNSRLESFIHFEIDRSGEAARLEALRSGIAQVLGDVRAAVEDWPKMCDITQATISALAQTPGAASPENAEARAFLDWMMDDHFTFLGQRDYQLVSQDGRYFLRGVPGSGAGILRESLREPDADDLTPLPAAATIIIEGASPIFVTKANSRATVHRPGYLDYVGVKLLDPQGQLFGERRYVGLYTSTAYTAPIAEIPLVRRKCANILARAGFLAKGHLYKSLVTILEQYPRDELFQATEDELFDITIGILRLQEHQRTRLFVRRDRFDRFVSCLVFVPRDKYNTDLRQKIQKLLTAAFHGSSCEFQPLLSESPLARIQLTVRGEPGTMPHVDTGELEERIVHASRRWQDDLAEALHESYGEEQGNRLLRRYGGSFPAGYREDYPARTAVRDIELMEHALQANGAGRGMAMNLYRPIEAAPGAFRFKVYRAGEPIALSLSLPMLEHLGVRVDEERPYLIEPDSGMPVWVHDFGLEIADGGSEADFDIARIKALFEDAFARAWHGEIENDDLNRLVLRAELAARDVTILRAYARYLRQVGSTFSDAYIERALTCNASLAGMLVGLFVARFDTFSQVAVDPARQARCDKLLADIEAALDKVPNLDEDRILRLFLGVINATVRTNYFHRSEEGQPRPYVSFKFNPALVPGLPEPRPMFEIWVYSPRVEGVHLRGGRVARGGLRWSDRREDFRTEVLGLMKAQMVKNTVIVPVGSKGGFVVKRPPPPTERDAFLQEGIACYQTFLRGLLDLTDNLVGGQVVPPPEIVRHDDNDPYLVVAADKGTATFSDFANAISAEYGFWLSDAFASGGSVGYDHKKMGITARGAWESVKRHFREMGVDIQTTDFTVAGVGDMSGDVFGNGMLLSPHIRLVAAFDHRHIFLDPDPDTAKTLQERTRLFSLPRSSWADYDTTLISAGGGVYPRTAKTIPLSPQVQAVLGVTASALSPAELIHAILMAPVDLLYNGGIGTYVKSSQETHLQAGDRTNDAVRVNGSELRCKVVGEGGNLGFTQLGRIEYARKGGRINTDAIDNSAGVDCSDHEVNIKILLGLVVADGEMTEKQRNKLLAEMTDEVGLLVLQDNYYQTQALSVAGRSTVPLLDGEARLVRWLERAGRLNRALEFLPSDEEIAERKLAGEGLTSPERAVLLAYSKMWLYDELLASDVPEDTLVAGLLADYFPVPLRQRYSDAMQRHPLRREILATHLTNLLVNRIGATFVHRIMEETDARPADIVRACLIARDVFNLTALWQEIDALDNRVPDAEQARMFNAVALLLERACLWFIRYLRAGGKAGEDLARFAQAAQWLVPQLQRLLPPADAAALAERAKAFIDVGVGEALAMRVAGSETSAAALDIAEVAAACDRSLDLVAGVYFALDSHLSFSWLRERALALPSDTHWDLLARTTTLEDLGRLKRALTSSVLSQAGALDTPEAMIDAWRASRHGALERFTRMLADQRASGAAGLSMLSVAVREIGMLERA
- a CDS encoding MarR family transcripitonal regulator, with translation MQPRPLEPNEPVVLALVDAVTAWQEALEQTLSASGLNYAKWLLLRAIRQGAFVRGSPLPGAMRIDVAQSELMLRDLERDGWIEYGDAPHPRVADAAASRLERTGQALSALHSVSVAPFSSQERVALGSLLERMKITLSDHTTRQIRVGTEAARQEKPAAAPAVTCTGLPPVAHRPASTPTLARARF